Genomic DNA from Magnolia sinica isolate HGM2019 chromosome 4, MsV1, whole genome shotgun sequence:
acagtgtttcctgtggtatggtcctctCGAGCTCTGGATTTacttaaaattttggatcaacccctGAAATTAgcaagaaaaatggatagacagtgctaaaccacatacattcacagtggacccaagtttactcagtacgataaaagcgtactaagtaactcagtacgcaatccgatttaaGAAGTTTTGGATAGTAAATGTTCAATCGTCGTAACTCttggtggtgtggttcacttgaggttTTCAATTGTAACTATTAAATTCCCACTGCTTACTgtagtgtggtctaattgagctttggatatgcttcaattttgaaggcatgccctaaaatgagttggaaaaatgtaccaacggtgaggataaaacacatacatagataggtgggctccacagagtccTCACATCACGTAGCTCCGCGGTGTTCGCTACGCAATTGGCGTCCTCTTCCTATTTAAgatcgattctctctctctctctctctctctctctctctctttgtgtttgAGTGATGGAAACCCAGAGGAACACCACGACACTGAAAGTGCTCGAGAACTGCCGACTCGCTCCACCGCCCGCCTCAGTCCCACGAACCGCTCACCGACTCACCTTCTTCGATGCGATGTGGCTGGAGGTCCCACCAGTCCAACGCCTCTTCTTCTATCATTTCTCCAATCCCACCACCACCACTCTCCTCTCCAACCTCAAgcgctctctctccctcaccctccAGATCTTCTACCCCCTCGCCGGAAATCTCACCTATTCTCCCGAAACCGACCACCACGAGATCCTCTACACCGACGGTGACTCAGTCAAGCTCACCATCGCCGAATCCAACTCCGACTTCGACCATCTGATTGGATCCCACCCCCGAGACGTAACGGATTTCCATCGTCTCGCCCCTCACCTGCCTGGTTACGACTCGCTCCCCGCGCCCGTCCTCGCCTTGCAGGTTACTCTCTTCCCCAACTCGGGCTTCTGCATCGGCATCTCCGTTCACCACGCGGCAGCTGATGGTTCGACCTCGATGCACTTCATGAAATCCTGGGCGTCGTTTTGTAGATCCGGAGACGCTGCATCGATCAAGCCGCTCCCTATCTACGATAGGACCCAAACCAGCGGCCTGGATTGGATCACGAAAAACCACTTCCGCGAGATGGAGAAAGTAAAAGCCAGGGAAAGTTTCGACGTAGTCGGCGTGACAAGCAAGCCCCACGTGGTCCGAACCACATTCGTTCTCAGTCGCGCCAGCATCGAGCGTCTCAGGGACTGGGTCTCGTCCCGACTAGTCGAGGGGAGCGAGAAAGATTCCCGCGTGTCATCGTTCGTGCTAACGGTCGCATACGTGTGGGTGTGTCTCATCAAGGCGCGTGGACCCGTGGATTCTGAGAAGATGGCCCACTTAGTCTTCGCTGTGGATTGTCGGGCTCGGATGGACCCGCCGCTGCCGGTCGCGTATTTCGGGAACTGTATCGGCTCGTGCTACGTGCATGCGAAGGTAAGCGACATGAGTCGGGAGGATGGGGTGGTTGTTGCGGCTGAGTCGATTGGGAGAGCGATTCGTGCGTTGGGAGGAGATGGGCTTTTGAGAGGCGCGGAGGGCTGGATCCGGAAGTTCATGGAGTTGGCTAGCGATCGGATATTCTCGGTGGCTGGGTCGCCCCGGTTGCGTGTCTACGATACCGATTTCGGATGGGGGAAGCCT
This window encodes:
- the LOC131244334 gene encoding coumaroyl-CoA:anthocyanidin 3-O-glucoside-6''-O-coumaroyltransferase 1-like — translated: METQRNTTTLKVLENCRLAPPPASVPRTAHRLTFFDAMWLEVPPVQRLFFYHFSNPTTTTLLSNLKRSLSLTLQIFYPLAGNLTYSPETDHHEILYTDGDSVKLTIAESNSDFDHLIGSHPRDVTDFHRLAPHLPGYDSLPAPVLALQVTLFPNSGFCIGISVHHAAADGSTSMHFMKSWASFCRSGDAASIKPLPIYDRTQTSGLDWITKNHFREMEKVKARESFDVVGVTSKPHVVRTTFVLSRASIERLRDWVSSRLVEGSEKDSRVSSFVLTVAYVWVCLIKARGPVDSEKMAHLVFAVDCRARMDPPLPVAYFGNCIGSCYVHAKVSDMSREDGVVVAAESIGRAIRALGGDGLLRGAEGWIRKFMELASDRIFSVAGSPRLRVYDTDFGWGKPKKVEVLSIEGTGAMSLAESRDEEGGIEIGLALPDLEMNGFDSLFKEGLKSLA